One region of Bacteroidales bacterium genomic DNA includes:
- a CDS encoding 3'-5' exoribonuclease, which yields MNFTAIDFETSAGLIPCEIGICVVEDGRITDERSLLIKPYGFPYMNARYQEIHRISVMELERARTFDQMWDELFPYFDGQTLVAHNASFDISVLRTVLDLYDLRYPRSDYLCSLQMSRKVWKKLPAYNLNALCQRFDIALLHHYAGSDAKACAKLVLTAVQENQVSSLGELAEKVGITINTVDI from the coding sequence ATGAATTTTACCGCCATAGATTTTGAGACTTCCGCAGGGCTGATCCCTTGTGAGATTGGTATCTGTGTAGTAGAGGACGGAAGGATCACCGATGAACGCTCTTTACTGATCAAGCCCTATGGTTTTCCCTATATGAACGCACGTTATCAGGAAATACACAGGATCAGTGTCATGGAACTGGAAAGGGCGCGTACGTTCGATCAGATGTGGGATGAATTGTTTCCTTATTTCGACGGGCAAACGCTGGTGGCCCACAATGCCTCCTTCGATATATCCGTACTAAGGACGGTACTGGATCTCTATGATCTCAGGTATCCCAGGTCCGATTATTTATGCAGCTTACAGATGTCCCGGAAGGTCTGGAAGAAATTACCGGCATATAATCTCAATGCCTTATGTCAACGTTTCGACATTGCTCTTTTACACCATTATGCCGGAAGCGATGCCAAGGCCTGTGCCAAACTCGTATTAACGGCCGTTCAGGAAAACCAGGTATCCTCCCTGGGTGAACTGGCCGAAAAAGTAGGAATTACAATCAATACTGTGGATATTTGA